From Nocardia sp. NBC_00416:
CTGGTGATCGCGCCACCGGCGATGATCCGGACCGACGACGGCAGCCCCTCGTACACGTCGGGGGCGACCACCGGGATCATGCCGATGCCCATGGCCAGCGACACCACCAGCAGGTTGTCGTTACGTGAGTAGTCCACCTTCGCGAGCGTGGAGATGCCGACCCCGGCGACGGTGGCGAACATGACCAGGCTCACCGAGCCGATCACCGCACCGGGCAGGTTGGCGACGACCTCGCCCATTTTCGGCACCAGACCCAGCGCCACCAGCAGTCCACCGGCGACCGCGACCGCGCCCCGGCTCGCAACCCCGGTCATCCGGACCAGGCTGACGTTCTGGGCGAAGATCGTGTCCGGGAAAGAGGTGAGGAACCCGCCCAGGACCGCCGACGCGCCGTCGGCGCCCAACCCGCGGGCGAGCTGTTTCGGCGCCAAGGGCCGGCCCAGGCTGTCCGCGGTGGCCATGAGGTAGGCGGTGGATTCGGTGAAGATCACCAGCATCACCAGGCACATCGAGATGATTCCGGCGATGGGGAAGGTCGGGGTGCCGAACAGGAACGGGTTCGGCAGTCCGAACCAGGCGGCGGTGCCGACAGCGCCGAAATCGGTGAGCGAGCACGCGGCGGCGGCGACCGTGCCCAGGACCAGGGCGATCAGCACCGCGGACTGGGCGATGAGGCCGCGGCCGTAACGCATCAGGGCGATGATGGTGACGATCACCCCGGCGGCCAGCGCCAGCGGCGCACCGCCCGCGGGTTCGTCGCCGAAGGTCATGGAGACGGCATTGCCGATGAGCGAGAGCCCGATCATGGTGACCGCCGCGCCGCGCACCATCGGGGGAAAGAACCGCACCAGTTTGGAGAACGGGACCGCGACCAGCATGCCGAAGACGCCCGCCGCGATCATCGCGCCGTACACGGCGGACAGCCCGTACTCCTGGCCGATCAGGATCATCGGCGTCACCGCCGTGAACGAGGCGCCCGCCACGACCGGCATCCGCGCGCCGAGGAGCTTGCCGATTCCGAGCGCCTGTACAAGCGTGATGACGCCCGCGACCAGCAGGTCGGCATTCACCAGGGTGGCGATGGTGGACGTGTCCAGCCCCATGGAGGCGCCGAAGACCAGCGGGACCGCGACGCAGCCGGTGTACATGACCAGCACATGCTGGATCCCGAAGAGCGCGGTACGCCAGTAGGAGGGTCGGGCGGGTGGTGCTAGCGGCGGCGACTGGGTCGGGGCAGCGTCTGTGGACATGGGACCTGGCCTCGGGCAGAAGAAACAAGCAACACCAGAATTTGTATACAAATACTGTTTCGTGGATGTTGCTCAAGGTTCCATCGCAGTGAACTATCTGCCGGTATGCCGATCCGCGGAAATCTTTGTATACAAACTTGGTGAAGGGTCGTCGATTGAGCCGGTAGATCCCTGCCGTTCGCATCCGCTGCCGCGCAGTCGATTTCCGTCCGGTGAGTGCTGGGCGGCCGCGATATCACAGCCGTTCCGACAGGATCAGCCCGCCGAACCCCCGGCGTCCATATCGTCGAGCAGGTCTTCGTCCCGCGCGATGTGCTCGTCCATCA
This genomic window contains:
- a CDS encoding nucleobase:cation symporter-2 family protein, whose translation is MSTDAAPTQSPPLAPPARPSYWRTALFGIQHVLVMYTGCVAVPLVFGASMGLDTSTIATLVNADLLVAGVITLVQALGIGKLLGARMPVVAGASFTAVTPMILIGQEYGLSAVYGAMIAAGVFGMLVAVPFSKLVRFFPPMVRGAAVTMIGLSLIGNAVSMTFGDEPAGGAPLALAAGVIVTIIALMRYGRGLIAQSAVLIALVLGTVAAAACSLTDFGAVGTAAWFGLPNPFLFGTPTFPIAGIISMCLVMLVIFTESTAYLMATADSLGRPLAPKQLARGLGADGASAVLGGFLTSFPDTIFAQNVSLVRMTGVASRGAVAVAGGLLVALGLVPKMGEVVANLPGAVIGSVSLVMFATVAGVGISTLAKVDYSRNDNLLVVSLAMGIGMIPVVAPDVYEGLPSSVRIIAGGAITSTVVVAFALNLLFNHLTPARTPKESAA